Proteins from a genomic interval of Arachis hypogaea cultivar Tifrunner chromosome 10, arahy.Tifrunner.gnm2.J5K5, whole genome shotgun sequence:
- the LOC112716641 gene encoding uncharacterized protein, which yields MQEEPREVVTSFNYLLPNNNINNTNPSPYPLNYTTIQNNNNYTPTTRFCNQIYANFPNYPHHQQMFSSDFSPQSSYSYISMSSNSTSDEAEEQQLSLINERKHRRMISNRESARRSRMRKQRHLDELWSQVVWLRNENHQLMEKLNHVSECHEQVLQENAQLKEEASELRQMLSDMKIHSPNHLPPPPLLEEDVPNSCASNQSLSSSMDLVA from the coding sequence ATGCAAGAAGAACCCAGAGAAGTTGTTACAAGCTTCAATTACTTACTcccaaataataatattaataacacAAACCCATCTCCATACCCTCTTAACTACACTACAATTCAAAACAATAACAACTACACTCCCACGACAAGATTTTGCAACCAAATATACGCGAATTTCCCAAATTACCCTCACCACCAGCAAATGTTCTCCTCCGACTTCAGTCCTCAGTCGTCCTACTCATACATAAGCATGAGTAGTAATTCGACTTCGGACGAAGCGGAGGAGCAGCAACTGAGCCTCATCAACGAGAGGAAGCACCGGAGGATGATATCGAACCGCGAGTCGGCTCGAAGATCGAGGATGAGAAAGCAAAGGCACCTTGATGAGCTGTGGTCACAAGTGGTTTGGCTGAGGAACGAGAACCACCAGCTGATGGAGAAGCTCAACCATGTCTCGGAGTGCCATGAACAAGTTCTTCAAGAGAATGCTCAGCTCAAAGAAGAAGCTTCCGAGCTTCGACAGATGCTTAGTGACATGAAGATTCATAGCCCTaatcatcttcctcctcctccattATTGGAAGAAGATGTTCCTAATTCTTGCGCCTCAAACCAATCTCTTTCAAGTTCTATGGACCTTGTTGCTTGA
- the LOC112716642 gene encoding probable galacturonosyltransferase 9, with product MAVAVRGTRGGSSFRSFFSFRIFISAMFFLLFVATLSVLFTTNPSTTPDESTLPTTGNAYVHRTFLALKSDPLRTRVDLIHQQARDHITLVNAYAAYARKLKLDISRQLKMFDELAQNFSDISLRPTYRASLFDTDGPIDEDVLRQFEKEVKDRVKIARMMIVEAKENYDNQLKIQKLKDTIFAVHESLNKAKKNGALASLISARSVPKSLHCLAMRLMGEQISNPEKYRDEGPKPEFEDPSLYHYAIFSDNVIAVSVVVRSVVKNAAEPWKHVFHVVSNRMNVAAMKVWFKMRPVEGGAYLEVKAVEEFTFLNSSYVPVLKQRDLANMQKSNQAENTTNDMKTSNKYLSMLDYLRFYLPEMYPKLHKILLLDDDVVVQKDLTGLWKIDLDGKVNGAVEICFGSFHRFSHYLNFSHPSIKDNFNPKACAWSYGVNIFNLDAWRREKCTDNYHYWQSMNEDQTLWKSGTLAPGLITFYSTTKSLDKSWHVLGLGYNPSISMDEINNAAVIHYNGNMKPWLDIALNQYKNLWTKYVDNDMEFVQMCNFGL from the exons ATGGCGGTTGCGGTGAGAGGAACCAGAGGTGGATCTAGCTTCCGAAGCTTCTTCTCCTTCCGGATCTTCATCTCTGCAATGTTCTTTCTCCTCTTCGTTGCAACTCTTTCAGTTCTCTTCACCACCAATCCCTCCACAACACCTGATGAATCT aCTCTTCCCACGACTGGTAATGCATATGTGCATAGAACGTTTTTGGCATTGAAATCTGACCCTCTTAGGACCAGAGTGGATTTGATACACCAGCAAGCTAGAGATCACATAACCCTAGTGAATGCCTATGCTGCTTATGCAAGGAAGCTCAAGCTTGACATTTCTAGGCAGTTGAAGATGTTTGATGAATTGGCGCAGAATTTCTCGGATATTTCTTTGAGGCCGACATACCGAGCTTCGCTGTTTGATACGGATGGTCCTATTGATGAGGATGTGTTGAGGCAGTTTGAGAAAGAGGTTAAGGATAGAGTGAAGATTGCACGGATGATGATTGTTGAGGCGAAGGAGAATTATGATAATCAGTTGAAGATTCAGAAGTTGAAGGATACTATATTTGCGGTTCACGAGTCGCTTAACAAGGCCAAGAAGAATGGGGCCTTGGCCAGCTTGATATCTGCCAGATCGGTTCCCAAGAGCTTGCATTGTTTGGCAATGAGATTAATGGGAGAGCAGATTTCTAATCCGGAGAAATATCGGGATGAGGGTCCTAAGCCGGAGTTTGAAGATCCCAGTTTGTATCATTATGCAATATTTTCAGATAATGTGATAGCTGTCTCAGTGGTGGTGAGATCGGTGGTGAAGAATGCAGCAGAGCCATGGAAGCATGTTTTTCATGTAGTATCGAACAGGATGAATGTTGCGGCGATGAAGGTTTGGTTTAAGATGAGGCCAGTAGAAGGAGGAGCATATTTGGAGGTGAAAGCCGTAGAAGAATTCACTTTCTTAAATTCATCATATGTCCCTGTGTTGAAGCAGCGAGACTTAGCAAACATGCAGAAGTCTAATCAAGCTGAAAACACAACAAATGACATGAAAACTAGCAATAAGTACCTGTCCATGTTGGATTACCTTCGGTTTTATTTGCCGGAGATGTACCCTAAATTGCATAAAATCTTACTTTTGGATGATGATGTTGTGGTTCAAAAAGACTTGACAGGTTTGTGGAAGATCGATTTGGATGGGAAAGTGAATGGTGCCGTAGAGATCTGTTTTGGCTCTTTCCACCGATTCTCTCATTACTTAAATTTCTCTCATCCTTCAATCAAGGATAACTTCAATCCAAAAGCTTGTGCTTGGTCCTATGGTGTGAATATATTCAATCTTGATGCTTGGAGGCGTGAAAAATGCACGGATAATTACCATTACTGGCAAAGCATG AATGAGGACCAAACTTTGTGGAAATCAGGGACCCTTGCGCCTGGTTTGATCACCTTCTACTCCACAACCAAGTCATTGGACAAATCCTGGCATGTGCTAGGGCTAGGATACAATCCTAGTATCAGCATGGACGAGATCAACAATGCGGCTGTCATCCATTACAatggaaacatgaaaccatggcTCGACATTGCTTTGAATCAATACAAGAATCTCTGGACTAAATATGTTGACAATGACATGGAGTTTGTGCAGATGTGTAATTTTGGCCTGTAA
- the LOC112716643 gene encoding cytochrome c-type biogenesis CcmH-like mitochondrial protein: protein MASDDDPVKKNQIVEARARSISHNVRCTECGSQSIEESQADVAILLRKLIRDEIRSGKSDKEIYKKLEDDFGETVLYAPKFDMQTAALWLSPVLFAGAAAGVWAYSKHRQKTNVHIMALNLVRGIPLTPREKETMLDVLTPPPSQVARTSSWWRRWRGQ, encoded by the exons ATGGCGAGTGACGATGATCCAGTGAAGAAGAACCAAATTGTAGAGGCGAGAGCAAGAAGCATCAGTCACAATGTAAGGTGTACAGAGTGTGGGAGTCAATCCATTGAAGAATCTCAAGCAGACGTTGCAATTCTGCTCAGAAAG TTAATTCGAGATGAAATTCGGTCCGGAAAGTCTGACAAGGAGATCTACAAGAAACTCGAGGATGATTTTGGCGAGACTGTACTTTATGCACCAAAGTTTGATATGCAAACAGCAGCTTTGTGGTTATCACcg GTGCTATTTGCAGGTGCAGCTGCTGGAGTATGGGCTTACAGTAAGCATAGACAAAAGACTAATGTTCATATCATGGCTTTGAATCTTGTTAGAGGCATTCCATTGACTCCAAGAGAGAAGGAAACCATGCTTGATGTTCTTACACCGCCTCCTTCTCAGGTAGCAAGAACTTCTTCGTGGTGGCGGAGATGGCGAGGTCAATGA
- the LOC112716644 gene encoding plastidic glucose transporter 4 has translation MQASSFAFKGTSATIRVQKQNSLVDFGSLRNGSGVRFRRVCMPNSSNCFGLRLGSVTVETHLDRASLGFNHMLGYPAKTRSLRVHASDGGVEDVVPTVPQGKSSGTVLPYVGVACLGAILFGYHLGVVNGALEYMAKDLGIVENTVLQGWIVSTLLAGATVGSFTGGTLADKFGRTRTFQLDAIPLAIGAFLCATAQSVQTMIIGRLLAGIGIGVTSAIVPLYISEISPTEIRGALGSVNQLFICIGILLALVAGLPLAGNPIWWRTMFGIAIVPSVLLALGMAISPESPRWLFQQGKIAEAEKAIKTLYGKERVAAVMRDLTAATQGSSEPEAGWFDLFSSRYWKVVSVGAALFLFQQMAGINAVVYYSTSVFRSAGIASDVAASALVGASNVFGTAIASSLMDKQGRKSLLITSFTGMAASMLLLSLSFTWKVLAPYSGTLAVLGTVLYVLSFSLGAGPVPALLLPEIFASRIRAKAVSLSLGTHWISNFVIGLYFLSVVNKFGISSVYLGFSGVCILAVLYIAGNVVETKGRSLEEIERALSPTN, from the exons ATGCAAGCATCAAGTTTTGCCTTTAAAGGAACCAGTGCCACTATAAGGGTTCAAAAGCAGAATTCTTTGGTGGATTTTGGAAGCTTGAGAAATGGGAGTGGTGTGAGATTTAGAAGAGTATGCATGCCTAATAGTAGTAATTGCTTTGGCTTAAGGCTTGGTTCTGTTACTGTGGAAACTCACCTGGATAGAGCTTCACTTGGTTTTAATCACATGCTTGGGTATCCTGCTAAGACTAGATCACTCAGGGTTCATGCTTCTG ATGGAGGTGTCGAGGATGTTGTCCCCACCGTTCCTCAGGGGAAATCTTCTGGAACTGTTCTGCCCTATGTTGGTGTTGCTTGCCTCGGAGCCATTTTATTTGGTTATCATCTTGG GGTGGTGAATGGTGCTCTAGAATACATGGCAAAGGATCTTGGAATAGTTGAAAATACTGTTTTACAAG GTTGGATTGTCAGCACTCTCCTAGCTGGTGCAACTGTTGGTTCCTTTACCGGTGGAACATTGGCTGACAAATTTGGTAGAACTAGGACTTTTCAGTTAGATGCAATCCCACTAGCAATTGGAGCATTTCTTTG TGCTACAGCCCAAAGTGTTCAGACAATGATCATTGGTCGGTTGCTTGCTGGTATTGGAATTGGGGTCACATCTGCTATTGTACCACTATACATATCTGAG ATTTCACCAACAGAAATTCGTGGAGCTCTTGGATCTGTTAATCAACTTTTTATTTGTATTGGGATTCTTCTGGCTCTGGTGGCTGGGTTACCTCTGGCAGGAAACCCTATATG gtGGAGGACTATGTTTGGCATTGCAATTGTTCCATCAGTTCTGTTAGCACTTGGAATGGCAATTTCTCCGGAGAGTCCCCGATGGCTTTTTCAG CAAGGAAAAATAGCTGAAGCTGAAAAGGCTATCAAAACACTATATGGGAAAGAAAGAGTTGCTGCAGTTATGCGTGACTTAACAGCAGCAACTCAAGGTTCTTCTGAACCTGAAGCAGGGTGGTTTGATCTGTTTAGTAGCAGATATTGGAAAG TTGTGAGCGTTGGGGCCGCACTTTTCTTGTTCCAGCAGATGGCTGGAATAAATGCTGTCGTCTATTATTCAACTTCTGTGTTTCGCAGTGCCGGAATCGCTTCTGATGTTGCAGCAAGTGCCCTAGTTGGTGCATCAAATGTTTTTG GAACTGCTATTGCTTCCTCCTTGATGGACAAACAAGGAAGGAAAAGTCTCCTTATCACAAGTTTTACTGGGATG GCTGCTTCTATGTTGCTTCTTTCCCTGTCTTTTACTTGGAAGGTCCTTGCGCCATACTCAGGCACACTTGCAGTCCTTGGGACTGTTCT CTATGTCCTATCCTTCTCCCTTGGTGCTGGTCCTGTGCCTGCCTTGCTTCTACCAGAGATATTTGCTTCTAGAATCAGAGCCAAAGCAGTTTCTTTGTCATTAGGCACACACTGG ATCTCCAACTTTGTCATCGGCCTCTACTTTTTGAGTGTGGTGAACAAGTTTGGCATCAGCTCTGTTTACTTGGGGTTCTCGGGCGTTTGCATTCTCGCTGTCTTGTACATAGCAGGTAACGTGGTGGAAACAAAGGGTCGATCTTTGGAGGAAATAGAACGTGCCCTCAGTCCGACGAATTGA
- the LOC112716645 gene encoding uncharacterized protein isoform X2, translated as MEKEEEERRREAAIASSPCLRPNFSAKGVTQDQLSKFRELHKKRLQLKSKSKFKAKLKDDAKTSQGNDHSRSQKSGTEDLQVDVKESSCPLKCDAFATRKNDKDSKDNSNTSLVSAPKKQKLHWGLDTKERWERKSNM; from the exons atggaaaaagaagaagaggagcgAAGAAGAGAAGCAGCAATCGCATCATCACCATGCCTGCGACCCAATTTCAGCGCCAAAGGTGTCACCCAAGATCAGCTATCCAAGTTTCGT GAACTGCACAAGAAGCGCTTACAATTGAAGTCCAAATCAAAGTTCAAAGCGAAACTGAAAG ATGATGCTAAGACTTCTCAAGGTAATGATCATTCAAGAAGCCAAAAAAGTGGAACTGAAGATTTACAAGTTGATGTCAAAGAATCATCATGCCCCTTGAAATGTGATGCTTTTGCTACCAGAAAAAATGATAAGGACTCGAAAGATAATAGTAATACCTCTCTGGTTTCTGCACCAAAGAAACAAAAGTTGCATTGGGG GCTTGACACCAAGGAAAGGTGGGAGAGGAAGTCCAACATGTAG
- the LOC112716645 gene encoding uncharacterized protein isoform X1 translates to MTENSNRDGKSKERQPWKKKKRSEEEKQQSHHHHACDPISAPKVSPKISYPSFVWELHKKRLQLKSKSKFKAKLKDDAKTSQGNDHSRSQKSGTEDLQVDVKESSCPLKCDAFATRKNDKDSKDNSNTSLVSAPKKQKLHWGLDTKERWERKSNM, encoded by the exons ATGACCGAAAATTCAAATAGAGACGGGAAGAGCAAAGAGAGGCAGCcatggaaaaagaagaagaggagcgAAGAAGAGAAGCAGCAATCGCATCATCACCATGCCTGCGACCCAATTTCAGCGCCAAAGGTGTCACCCAAGATCAGCTATCCAAGTTTCGTGTGG GAACTGCACAAGAAGCGCTTACAATTGAAGTCCAAATCAAAGTTCAAAGCGAAACTGAAAG ATGATGCTAAGACTTCTCAAGGTAATGATCATTCAAGAAGCCAAAAAAGTGGAACTGAAGATTTACAAGTTGATGTCAAAGAATCATCATGCCCCTTGAAATGTGATGCTTTTGCTACCAGAAAAAATGATAAGGACTCGAAAGATAATAGTAATACCTCTCTGGTTTCTGCACCAAAGAAACAAAAGTTGCATTGGGG GCTTGACACCAAGGAAAGGTGGGAGAGGAAGTCCAACATGTAG
- the LOC112716647 gene encoding 6-phosphogluconate dehydrogenase, decarboxylating 2 has product MAPPKTRIGLAGLAVMGQNLALNIAEKGFPISVYNRTTSKVDETVERAKQEGNLPVYGYHDPESFVQSIQKPRVIIMLVKAGAPVDQTIKTLSGYLEKGDCIIDGGNEWYENTERREKAMAELGLLYLGMGVSGGEEGARNGPSLMPGGSFEAYKYIEDILLKVAAQVPDSGPCVTYVGKGGSGNFVKMIHNGIEYGDMQLIAEAYDVLKSVGKLSNEELQNVFAEWNRGELLSFLIEITADIFGIKDDKGDGYLVDKVLDKTGMKGTGKWTVQQAAELSVATPTIEASLDARFLSGLKEERVEAAKVFKSGGFGDILSDQPVDKQKLIDDVRKALYAAKICSYAQGMNLIRAKSIEKGWDLKLGELARIWKGGCIIRAIFLDRIKKAYDRNANLANLLVDPEFAKEIIDRQSAWRRVVCLAINSGISTPGMSASLAYFDSYRRERLPANLVQAQRDYFGAHTYERTDIEGSFHTEWFKLAKQSRS; this is encoded by the coding sequence ATGGCTCCACCGAAGACGAGAATAGGGCTTGCAGGGCTTGCTGTAATGGGGCAAAATCTTGCTCTCAACATAGCTGAGAAGGGCTTTCCCATTTCAGTATACAACAGAACCACATCCAAGGTTGATGAGACTGTGGAACGAGCGAAGCAGGAAGGAAATCTTCCTGTTTACGGCTACCATGACCCCGAATCCTTTGTTCAGTCCATTCAGAAGCCTAGGGTCATAATAATGCTGGTTAAGGCCGGTGCACCCGTGGACCAAACCATTAAGACCCTTTCGGGATACTTGGAGAAAGGGGACTGCATCATTGATGGTGGTAATGAATGGTATGAGAACactgagagaagagagaaagctaTGGCTGAATTAGGCCTTCTCTACCTTGGGATGGGAGTTTCGGGTGGCGAGGAGGGTGCTCGCAATGGTCCCTCTTTGATGCCTGGTGGTTCCTTTGAGGCCTACAAATACATAGAAGACATTCTTCTCAAAGTGGCAGCTCAAGTCCCCGACAGCGGCCCATGTGTGACATATGTTGGTAAAGGTGGATCCGGTAACTTTGTTAAGATGATCCATAATGGAATTGAATATGGTGATATGCAACTAATCGCCGAGGCTTATGATGTGCTAAAATCCGTCGGGAAGTTATCAAATGAGGAACTACAAAATGTCTTTGCAGAATGGAACAGGGGAGAACTCCTGAGCTTCCTGATTGAAATCACTGCAGATATATTTGGAATTAAGGATGATAAAGGAGATGGATATCTGGTTGACAAGGTTCTCGACAAAACCGGCATGAAAGGAACCGGTAAGTGGACTGTCCAGCAAGCTGCTGAGTTATCAGTTGCTACACCCACGATTGAGGCTTCTTTGGATGCTAGGTTCCTTAGTGGATTGAAGGAGGAAAGAGTTGAAGCTGCAAAGGTGTTCAAATCCGGTGGTTTTGGCGATATCTTGAGTGATCAACCAGTAGACAAGCAGAAGCTGATTGATGATGTTAGGAAGGCTCTTTATGCTGCAAAAATCTGTAGTTATGCACAGGGAATGAATCTGATCCGTGCCAAGAGTATCGAAAAGGGTTGGGATTTGAAGTTGGGTGAACTTGCCAGGATCTGGAAAGGTGGTTGCATCATAAGAGCCATATTCTTGGACAGAATAAAAAAGGCATACGACAGGAATGCTAACCTCGCTAACCTCCTCGTGGATCCGGAGTTTGCGAAGGAGATCATCGATCGCCAATCGGCCTGGCGCAGAGTCGTGTGTCTTGCTATCAACTCGGGCATCAGCACGCCCGGTATGTCTGCTAGTCTTGCTTATTTCGACTCCTACAGAAGAGAGAGATTGCCTGCTAATTTAGTGCAAGCTCAGAGGGACTATTTTGGTGCACATACATACGAAAGGACTGACATTGAGGGATCTTTCCATACCGAGTGGTTCAAGCTTGCCAAACAGTCAAGAAGCTAG